A genomic segment from Colletotrichum higginsianum IMI 349063 chromosome 5, whole genome shotgun sequence encodes:
- a CDS encoding Oxidoreductase, which yields MSRPWILVSPSSRGIGAHLTRHLLRTTSAPVLATSRSADTTAAKGRLLESLGLPPLETEDAASRLKIVRVDVTDEATVAAAADEARALFPEATHHLRLALAIPGILYPEKSPAQVDYDKALDMFKVNTLGQMMLMKHFSPFLPRKSVALTSTSSSSSTEDVRGLPPGHAVWAAMSARVGSTSDNLKGGWYTYRASKAGVTSLAKSLDLWLSARSGDKAIAVAYHPGTVKTGLSEGFWGTVPKGKLFEPEFAVGRMCKVLTEEVGVEGRGRFWDWQGKEILP from the coding sequence ATGTCCCGCCCCTGGATCCtcgtctctccctcctcccgcggcatcggcgcccATCTGACCCGGCACCTCCTCCGCACCACTTCCGCCCCGGTCCTCGCGACCTCCCGCTCGGCCGAtaccaccgccgccaagggccgcctcctcgagtCCCTCGGTCTGCCTCCACTCGAGACCGAAGACGCCGCCTCACGCCTCAAGATCGTGCGCGTCGACGTCACAGACGaggccaccgtcgccgccgccgccgacgaggcccgcGCCCTGTTCCCCGAGGCCACCCACCACCTCAggctcgccctcgccatccccgGCATCCTGTACCCGGAGAAGAGCCCGGCGCAGGTCGACTACGACAAGGCGCTCGATATGTTCAAGGTCAACACGCTAGGGcagatgatgctgatgaaacacttctcccccttcctcccccgcAAGTCCGTTGCCCTCACGTCcacgtcctcgtcctcctctaCTGAAGATGTCCGGGGCCTGCCGCCGGGCCACGCCGTCTGGGCCGCCATGTCGGCGCGCGTCGGGTCGACTTCGGACAACCTCAAGGGCGGGTGGTACACCTACCGCGCCTCCAAGGCCGGCGTCACCTCCCTTGCCAAGTCGCTCGACCTGTGGCTCAGCGCGCGCAGCGGCgacaaggccatcgccgtGGCCTATCACCCGGGCACCGTCAAGACGGGCCTGTCCGAGGGGTTCTGGGGCACGGTGCCGAAGGGGAAGCTGTTCGAACCCGAGTTCGCCGTGGGGAGGATGTGCAAGGTGTTGACGGAGGAGGTCGGGGTTGAGGGAAGGGGCCGGTTCTGGGACTGGCAGGGTAAGGAGATCTTGCCGTGA